A window of the Zeugodacus cucurbitae isolate PBARC_wt_2022May chromosome 2, idZeuCucr1.2, whole genome shotgun sequence genome harbors these coding sequences:
- the LOC105212270 gene encoding protein mini spindles isoform X3: MTEDTEYKKLPVDERCVHKLWKARVDGYEEAAKIFREIDDEKSPEWMKFLGLIKKMVVDSNVVAQEKGLEAALIFVENCGHAGKTVGEVMAGIVQKCIAAPKAKTKDLAVQVTLMYIEIEKQEAVIEELVKGMEHKNPKIVSACVSATTLALRDFGNKVVGVKPLIKKLAPLMSDRDKSVRDEGKQLAVEIYRWIGAAMKPQITSLPQVTLKELEDEFDKLKGEKAEPTRYLKSQQEKQQQISAAAAEQEEAGDDEDGEGEECIDPMDLLDPVDILSKLPKDFYDKLEEKKWTLRKESLEALEKLLTENPKLENGEYGVLVNTLKKVITKDSNVVLVAMAGKCLAMLANGLGKRFGTYAMACIPSLLEKFKEKKANVVAALRESTDAIYPSTNLEAMQECIVESLGNKNPSVKSETAFFLARAFARTQPTAINKKLLKLLVTTLIKTLNEPDPTVRDASAEALGTLLKLMGEKSVGPFLVEVDALKMAKIKECQEKAEIKVKVVGVKKERPATAPATKAVAAASSAGNAASGASSRSGSTEPKAVSRPATAGNKKPVAKRAAGGGGGAGGGAPLAKSASSAKVLATEREMSLEEVQAKAEELLPPDILAGLIDSNWKNRLAACENLLQVIGDFDAKQSGVSQVLVRMISARKPGLKEMNFQVLKHKLDIIRVVAETYPLTATTIDLVVNEVTEKLADIKNGSTAADVLTAFAEAIKLEHIVGRVLSFAFEQKSPKVQSEALNWVSKSILEFGFQIQPKLLLDDVRKAVQSTNPTVRSAAIGLLGTMSMYMGSTLMMFFDSEKPALKSQIQTEMDKNAGEKPPKPVRGVKKSAVSSGGGGGTGAGDADDDAGDDDEPQEQMNLADMLPRIDIAPQITETLLKEMSDKDWKTRNEGLNKLQTIISEAKLIKPTIGDLAPALALRLLDSNAKIAQTAMSICEQLANAMGSSCKSHVRTLFPGCLHALGDNKAAVRAAALNCINSFGEKGGYKEFFESEMIADALKTGSPALKSELWGWLAERLPQMPPKSIPKEELTSMVPHLYAHICDRNVDVRKNANEAVLGIMIHLGFENMVKALDKQKPASKKDIQAALDKARPNLPMKPLPKGKQQAPIEEPAKKVVRGGGGGAQKTTTAKGGAASAADKSGGSSRKKDEDVDTSPLLAINNSKNQRLIDEQKMRVLKWTFTTPREEFIELLREQMTTANVNKGLMANMFHDDFRYHLKVIEALNEDLPNNSKALVCNLDLILKWLSLRFYDTNPSVLLKGLEYLNQVFQTLVEMEYILAENEGSAFIPHLLLKLGDPKDAVRVGVRSLLRQILLVYPYTKVFAYVMDGLKSKNARQRTECLDELGYLIENYGLTVCQPSQQVALKEIARHISDRDNSVRNAALNSVVQAYFLAGEKVYKLIGQLNEKDLSMLDERIKRAKKTRKPTTVAADTTTALGIGGGVAGGAGVAGVAKTGAQVVQQDSIEIDEPTTNGAYDELPPADEQPMPAARTFDQPASTQYQYQPPKVSGPFGLDPEVISEIEKGWVRVDQMQPVVVPQVDVSLLYEPVKIIPTRDNVKYPEEKFEQLISRSHYMQQGVHNTPPPSSAHASGGCASPYMSPQQHIHHQQQMNATTVYGGGGLGCGSSSSMHTTANLVDVLPKHDPQLIKMIKSISSVDTLKARAAISELTEIVDSPEKQAVLRDYEEIFIQNVLAQFKNLSQVPITESLVVYQPLLSILYSFFHSKTLGKTLSVACIKNLMSALLNLMADQKLNTGDDGQYNKVINGICLKVLDKANFTNLNCALIRLLRETCPVAGLPKFTDLLMKCIWRNVKMLPERTNELNYDAVILEVHEFMLALPSSWWQTRPSDTPLRTVKTIIHNMAKVKGNAILNHLNQIPTHSELHTYLIKILKNLAKEGHIPSASPQRSASAKDMHGKRISNQTHETMSQIFKLISDKETKQQGLLKLYEFKVQNSEIDLSTFLKGASPSFQKYIEDGLADIERAVAQSGGAGDGLQRAQNGDNRVASSRYSYLTDANFQYQTTTASGLGHSSGGGSAGGAKTADPDFWMDRLNHLISKANLSRNADGMSATHTMLMDNKVADENLNLNSMNAQQKMSSLIRRDVNKPELSPNRLQHLQAKLAAFKKENHA; encoded by the exons ATGACTGAGGATACAGAATACAAGAAATTACCTGTCGATGAACGTTGCGTGCACAAATTGTGGAAGGCACGTGTGGATGGCTATGAGGAAGCGGCGAAAATTTTCCGTGAAATCGATGATGAAAAATCACCGGAATGGATGAAATTTTTGGGTCTTATTAAGAAGATGGTCGTCGATTCAAATGTGGTAGCACAAGAGAAAGGTCTCGAGGCAGCGCTAATTTTCGTCGAGAATTGCGGCCATGCCGGCAAAACGGTGGGCGAAGTTATGGCCGGCATTGTGCAGAAATGTATTGCCGCACCGAAAGCCAAAACTAAAGATTTGGCTGTACAAGTGACGCTCATGTATATTGAGATCGAAAAACAAGAGGCTGTCATTGAGGAACTCGTCAAGGGTATGGAGCATAAGAACCCAAAAATTGTGTCCGCCTGTGTGTCGGCCACAACATTGGCGCTGCGCGATTTCGGCAACAAGGTGGTGGGCGTAAAACCGCTAATTAAGAAACTAGCACCGCTAATGAGCGATCGTGACAAGAGTGTGCGCGACGAGGGCAAACAATTAGCCGTGGAAATATATCG ctGGATTGGCGCCGCAATGAAACCACAAATCACCTCATTGCCACAGGTCACGCTGAAAGAACTCGAAGATGAATTTGACAAACTCAAGGGAGAAAAGGCTGAACCAACAAG ATATTTGAAATCACAACaggagaaacaacaacaaatctctGCTGCCGCCGCAGAGCAGGAGGAAGCTGGAGAtg atGAAGATGGCGAGGGTGAGGAATGCATTGATCCAATGGACCTTCTCGATCCTGTTGATATACTTTCAAAGTTGCCCAAAGATTTTTATGACAAATTGGAGGAGAAGAAATGGACGTTGCGTAAGGAGTCACTGGAAGCGCTCGAAAAACTTTTAACCGAGAATCCAAAATTGGAGAATGGCGAGTATGGTGTGCTGGTGAATACACTGAAAAAGGTTATCACGAAGGATAGCAATGTGGTTTTGGTGGCCATGGCCGGCAAATGCTTAGCCATGTTGGCCAATGGGCTGGGCAAACGTTTCGGCACTTATGCTATG GCCTGCATACCCTCGCTATTGGAGAAGTTCAAAGAGAAGAAAGCTAATGTTGTCGCGGCATTACGTGAATCCACGGATGCAATTTATCCTTCCACGAATCTGGAAGCGATGCAGGAGTGCATTGTTGAATCGTTGGGAAATAAAAATCCCAGTGTTAAATCTGAAACGGCTTTCTTCCTAGCACGCGCCTTTGCACGCACACAACCAACCGCAATCAATAAGAAACTTCTAAAATTGCTTGTGACCACACTGATTAAGACACTAAATGAACCAGATCCTACAGTACGTGACGCCTCCGCTGAAGCTTTGGGCACACTGCTTAAGCTGATGGGTGAGAAGTCCGTTGGACCATTTTTAGTGGAGGTCGATGCCCTGAAGATGGCAAAAATCAAGGAATGCCAAGAGAAGGCTGAGATTAAAGTGAAGGTGGTGGGAGTTAAAAAGGAGCGTCCTGCTACAGCGCCAGCCACAAAAGCAGTGGCAGCCGCTTCGTCAGCTGGCAATGCGGCTTCGGGTGCATCATCGCGTAGCGGCTCAACTGAACCGAAGGCAGTGTCACGTCCTGCAACTGCAGGCAACAAAAAACCTGTAGCCAAACGCGCTGCGGGTGGGGGTGGTGGTGCAGGGGGTGGTGCACCACTCGCTAAATCAGCCAGCAGCGCTAAAGTGTTGGCCACTGAACGTGAGATGTCACTAGAGGAGGTGCAAGCCAAAGCCGAGGAGTTATTACCACCCGATATATTAGCTGGTTTGATTGACTCGAATTGGAAGAATCGTTTGGCAGCATGCGAGAATTTACTTCAAGTAATTGGCGATTTCGACGCTAAGCAATCGGGCGTATCACAGGTACTTGTGCGTATGATTAGCGCACGCAAACCGGGTTTAAAG GAGATGAACTTCCAAGTGCTGAAGCACAAGCTCGATATCATACGCGTCGTAGCCGAAACTTATCCGCTAACAGCAACCACAATCGATTTGGTGGTCAATGAAGTGACCGAAAAATTAGCAGACATTAAAAACGGCTCCACCGCGGCTGATGTGTTGACCGCCTTTGCTGAGGCCATCAAATTGGAGCACATAGTTGGACGTGTACTCTCCTTCGCTTTCGAGCAGAAATCGCCGAAAGTGCAGTCTGAAGCCTTGAATTGGGTGAGCAAATCCATACTAGAGTTTGGTTTTCAAATACAACCTAAACTGCTGCTGGATGACGTGCGCAAAGCGGTGCAAAGCACAAATCCTACAGTGCGCAGTGCCGCTATCGGTCTACTCGGCACGATGTCCATGTACATGGGCAGTACACTAATGATGTTCTTCGATAGCGAGAAACCGGCATTGAAGTCGCAAATACAAACAGAGATGGATAAGAATGCTGGCGAGAAGCCACCGAAACCGGTGCGTGGCGTTAAGAAATCAGCTGTCAGCTCAGGCGGTGGAGGTGGCACTGGCGCCGGTGATGCCGACGATGATGCTGGCGATGATGATGAGCCGCAAGAGCAAATGAATTTGGCGGATATGTTGCCACGCATTGACATTGCACCACAAATTACGGAGACCCTGCTGAAGGAGATGTCCGACAAGGACTGGAAGACACGCAATGAGGGTCTCAACAAGCTACAAACAATTATAAGCGAAGCTAAGCTGATTAAACCAACAATTGGTGATTTAGCGCCAGCACTGGCATTACGCCTGCTTGACTCAAATGCTAAAATCGCGCAAACCGCCATGTCCATCTGCGAACAGCTGGCCAATGCCATGGGTTCGAGCTGCAAGAGTCATGTGCGCACACTGTTCCCCGGTTGCTTGCATGCACTGGGCGATAATAAAGCCGCTGTGCGCGCTGCCGCCTTGAATTGCATCAACAGTTTCGGCGAAAAGGGTGGCTACAAAGAATTCTTCGAAAGTGAAATGATTGCCGATGCGCTGAAAACCGGTTCACCAGCTTTAAAATCCGAACTATGGGGTTGGCTAGCCGAGCGCTTGCCACAAATGCCTCCCAAATCCATACCCAAAGAGGAGTTAACCTCGATGGTGCCGCATTTGTATGCGCACATTTGTGATCGCAACGTTGATGTGCGTAAGAATGCCAACGAAGCGGTGTTGGGCATAATGATACATTTGGGTTTCGAGAATATGGTAAAAGCGCTCGATAAGCAGAAACCAGCATCTAAAAAGGATATACAAGCGGCTTTAGATAAGGCACGTCCCAATTTGCCGATGAAACCGTTGCCTAAAGGCAAACAGCAGGCACCCATTGAGGAGCCAGCTAAGAAGGTAGTacgcggcggtggtggtggcgctCAGAAAACTACTACAGCTAAGGGTGGTGCTGCAAGTGCAGCAGATAAGTCTGGCGGTTCGTCGCGTAAGAAAGACGAAGATGTGGACACGTCACCACTCCTGGCGATTAATAATTCCAAGAATCAACGTTTGATTGACGAGCAGAAAATGCGTGTATTGAAGTGGACCTTCACCACGCCACGAGAGGAATTCATCGAGCTGCTGCGCGAACAAATGACCACGGCCAATGTAAACAAAGGACTAATGGCCAACATGTTCCACGACGACTTTAG GTACCATTTGAAAGTGATCGAGGCTCTGAACGAAGATTTGCCGAACAACAGCAAAGCATTAGTCTGTAATCTGGATTTAATATTGAAATGGCTTTCACTCCGTTTTTACGATACGAATCCTTCAGTCTTACTGAAGGGTCTCGAGTATCTTAATCAAGTTTTCCAGACATTGGTCGAAATGGAGTATATACTGGCAGAGAATGAGGGTAGCGCATTCATACCACATTTACTGCTAAAG CTTGGCGATCCGAAAGACGCCGTACGTGTTGGTGTACGCTCCTTACTGCGTCAAATCTTGCTCGTCTATCCCTATACCAAAGTATTTGCCTACGTTATGGATGGCCTCAAGTCCAAGAATGCGCGTCAGCGTACCGAATGCTTGGATGAGCTGGGTTATTTGATTGAAAACTACGGACTAACGGTGTGCCAGCCTTCGCAACAGGTGGCATTAAAAGAGATTGCGCGACACATTTCCGATCGTGATAATTCGGTGCGTAATGCAGCACTAAATTCCGTTGTACAAGCATACTTCTTAGCCGGCGAAAAGGTATACAAACTAATCGGGCAATTGAATGAAAAAGACCTGTCCATGTTGGATGAACGCATAAAACGCGCCAAAAAGACACGCAAACCCACAACAGTGGCGGCGGATACAACAACAGCGTTGGGCATCGGCGGTGGCGTCGCTGGTGGTGCTGGTGTTGCTGGTGTTGCTAAAACAGGCGCACAGGTCGTGCAGCAGGATAGCATTGAAATCGATGAGCCGACAACGAATGGCGCTTACGATGAGCTACCGCCGGCCGACGAGCAGCCAATGCCGGCAGCAAG AACATTCGATCAGCCTGCATCCACACAGTATCAATATCAACCGCCCAAAGTGAGTGGGCCCTTCGGTCTAGATCCCGAAGTTATATCGGAAATCGAAAAGGGTTGGGTACGTGTTGATCAAATGCAGCCGGTGGTGGTGCCACAAGTAGATGTCTCGCTACTATATGAACCCGTCAAAATCATACCGACACGTGACAATGTCAAATATCCAGAGGAGAAATTCGAGCAATTAATTTCCCGTTCGCATTATATGCAACAGGGTGTGCATAATACACCGCCGCCATCGTCAGCGCATGCGAGCGGCGGTTGTGCATCGCCGTACATGAGCCCTCAACAGCATATACACCACCAGCAGCAAATGAATGCAACCACCGTGTATGGTGGCGGCGGCCTCGGTTGTGGCAGCAGTAGCAGTATGCATACAACGGCTAA CCTTGTTGATGTACTACCCAAACACGATCCTCAACTAATCAAAATGATCAAGTCCATAAGCAGTGTTGATACACTAAAGGCACGCGCCGCCATCAGCGAACTGACCGAGATCGTCGACTCACCCGAAAAGCAGGCCGTGCTCCGTGACTATGaggaaattttcatacaaaatgtgcTGGCACAATTCAAG AATCTATCACAGGTGCCGATCACCGAATCGTTGGTTGTTTACCAACCGCTACTATCCATACTCTACTCATTTTTCCACTCCAAAACGTTGGGTAAAACGCTGAGCGTTGCCTGCATCAAGAATTTAATGTCCGCACTGTTGAATCTCATGGCCGATCAGAAGCTGAATACCGGCGATGATGGTCAATATAATAAGGTTATCAACGGCATTTGCTTGAAGGTGTTGGATAAAGCAAATTTCACGAATTTAAACTG CGCTTTGATACGTCTGTTGCGCGAAACCTGCCCGGTAGCTGGCTTGCCGAAATTCACCGACCTGCTTATGAAATGTATTTGGCGTAATGTGAAGATGTTACCCGAACGCACCAATGAACTGAACTACGATGCCGTCATATTAGAGGTGCATGAATTCATGCTGGCCTTGCCAAGCAGCTGGTGGCAGACACGACCATCCGACACGCCCTTACGCACGGTCAAAACTATTATACACAATATGGCCAAGGTGAAAGGCAATGCCATATTGAATCATCTCAATCAGATACCGACACATTCAGAATTGCATACTTATTTGATTAAAATACTGAAG AATTTGGCTAAAGAGGGTCACATACCGAGCGCATCACCACAACGCTCCGCCTCGGCTAAGGATATGCATGGCAAACGCATTTCGAATCAAACGCATGAAACAATGTCACAGATATTCAAATTAATCTCAGATAAGGAAACAAAGCAGCAGGGTTTGCTGAAACTCTACGAGTTCAAG GTACAAAATTCCGAAATCGATTTGTCAACGTTCCTTAAAGGTGCCAGTCCCAGCTTCCAGAAATACATTGAAGATGGTTTGGCCGATATCGAACGCGCTGTGGCCCAGTCTGGCGGTGCGGGCGATGGCTTACAGCGTGCGCAAAATGGTGATAATCGCGTAG CCTCATCACGTTATTCTTATCTGACAGATGCCAATTTCCAatatcaaacaacaacagcaagcggtTTGGGTCACAGTAGTGGTGGTGGCAGCGCGGGCGGTGCCAAGACTGCCGATCCGGACTTTTGGATGGATCGCTTGAATCACCTCATCTCGAAGGCGAATCTCAGTCGCAACGCTGACGGCATGAGCGCCACACACACAATGCTTATGGACAATAAAGTTGCCGATGAGAATCTGAATTTGAACTCGATGAATGCGCAACAAAAGATGTCTTCTCTCATACGAAGAGATGTGAAT AAGCCCGAATTATCGCCGAATCGCCTGCAGCACTTACAAGCTAAATTGGCGGCGTTCAAGAAGGAGAATCACGCATAG